Genomic segment of Ostrinia nubilalis chromosome 22, ilOstNubi1.1, whole genome shotgun sequence:
AGCTCGAGAAGGCACTCGCTCAGAAAGGACTTCGCGACCCATGGATTAGGTATTTTCGTTGAATTTAGTTATTCTCTGACTATAAACTTCATTTTAACTCGTAGGTAGTTTAAAGCTTCATCTAATTCTCATATTATGTTGATTTCGATCACTACCTTCCTTGCACaaaaaatttagttttcatCTGTTTTAGGAATGAGGCGTGGAGGTACCACCCTGGATTTGGAACAAAGTGGGGTCGCGCTCGCAACGTGTTCTTCAGAGGCCTGCCTATTGGCCTGGCTCTGACGGTGGTGACTGTGGCCATGGAAAAGGTTCTTGGTGGCGGTGGCGACCATGGTCATGGCCACGGAGAACATTAGTATCTGATTTATCCTGCTATGTTTAGAGTAATTAAAATGCGCTGATTAAAATGTTACTTTACaaattgttttcttttatttaattttaatgacaaaCTATACAAATCGTGAATATAGGAAGCAAAATTAGTACAAGgaagtacaattattttgtatgtttCAATTCTTATTCTTAACTTATTTCAAATAAAGCACATTcttatacaatttatttcacttaacaaaaagtaaattaatCTGGAAAGAATTGATTCCAGACATCATTCAGAATGAAAACTCATACACAACATTGAATCATGGCCATCAAGGCTATTTAAATGTTTTAGGTGGTGTAATAACAAAACcaaatattatgtaactaaataaatgaATGGAATGAAATTAGGTATATACATTTCATGTAGAGCGTGGCTTCAGGTCCTCGAAGCATGGCCGCAGGAAAATGTAATTCTTCTTAGCTGGGTTAAAGTGTTCATGGCCctgaaaaaaaatagattttaaacataaaaaataattctacccatattaatatgaaaaaaaaaatacaaactgcATTTTTCGGTCtactgaaaagaaataaaatgtttaatactAACTTCCAATTTATAAATTATACTCCATAATCGTTTATAAGGCAGTGGAAATACAATTCCCATTATACTTTTACTCATAATTGCTCGAAAGTGTTATGCCTGTCAAAGGGTTAACACTTCTTTCTGTCATTTTAatctataaaatatttgtaatttaagAAAAGTGAGAGCTTAGTTAATTGTTTGACATAATATgtactaattaattaaatatttaatcttTTCCagccaaatcaaatcaaatttctttgtTTGCATAATTCCAGGTACATAATTAAGTGGTCATACATAGATTTGGTAGGTTTCACTGAAATAAAGAACTAAACAGGATTAACTTCGAAATCACTTTActaaacgaaaaaaaataatttaaaaacgatgAGAATGATGTTtatgactcatcatcatcatcatcatttcagccacaggacgtccactgctgaacataggcctcccccaatgacttccacatctcacggttggtagcggcctgcatccagcgccttcccgctacctttatcagttTATGACTAAAAAGTGAATAATTGTGAAGCCAGaacaatcaataaaatattgctGTAAGCCATGAAAAATGGCAACTTTTAAAAGGAAGAATTTTAGATCAGTTTGAATACGATACAAGTCCCCTCTCACCTTGGACCAGTCGTAGCCGACGGCGTAGGCGAAGATCTGTCCGTTGTGGTTGAAGGCGCACTTGGTGAGCGGCTGGTCCAGCGGCTCCGACGGCTTGAGCTTGGTGCGCGCGTCCTTGTCCCAGAACGAGAACGAGCCGTCCGAGCCCACCGTGGCCAGCGTGCCGTGCGCCGGGTGGAACGCGATGTCGTTCACGGCGTAGATGTCCTGCGCAAGCCAAAGGGAACACTGGCAGACCTGACTGTGTTATCAACTaatatctaaaataaaattctGTAATACCTATAGATGGTACTCgcatgaatcatcatcatttcagccacaggacgtccactgctgaacatagaccttccCCGATGATTTCCAGTAGTTTACCAGGATATCCATACCTACTTTTTAGTCACAGCGAGAGGTTCGAGTTTCTGAGTGCTATTTACGAGAAAATGAGTGTCACTCACCTGATAGCCGCCGGTGGTGCCGGTGGACCGGTGGCACTTGAAGGTGAAGTTCTCCTTGGGGTTGGTGGGGTTGACGTACTGGATGGCCACGCGGCCCTCCACGCTGCCCAGCGCGAAGCCGGTGGGCTGCTTGGTCTTCTTGTCGCGGAAGATGGCGATGCAGCGGTGCTGGTGCTTGAGCGGCGACTCCACGCGCTTGAACTCGGCCGGCTTGCCCTCCAGCGTGTACAGGCAGATGCCGCGGTCGGCCGTGCCCACCACCGCCATCGGGTAGTCCTGGCGCAAAACAATACCGACCGAGTTAACACATTTACCCTATTTATAATCTAACCAAAGAAAAAGAATGCCAAATTTTGAGGTATAAATAAACTATGGATTATTTCTGTTTTTGTAGTGTAATTTAGTTAAAATTTCTGATTTCACCTTCACCAAGTAGGTATTTCTATACATATATACATAAGTACTTACAACATCAGCACAATAGCAACGTTCTGACAAATTCATAGTCATCATAGGAACTGAACTTCGGGTATCCCAGAACTGTAAATACAAAACATAAATCATTTAAAGATATCTGAACATAATTAATTGTAAGAATGGGCTAGAATAGGTTCAGGACCCtaacaaaaatgttataaaagtaaaaaaaaatagtaggtTAACCTTGAGTGTTTTATCCCAAGAGGCTGTCATGAGACAGGTATAGTTGGGCGCCTTGACCCAATGGCACGTCTTCACTGGTGCGTCATGTGCTGCCACCTGGCGAGAAGAGAGATATTTGTGTTTAATGAAATGTTATCTCATATAACCAGTAAAAAAATAGGCacaagtaggtatgtgtatTATGGTAATCAAGCTTTAAAAAGTATGCCTTACCTGCATTGTTTGATTTGCAGCTAGATCCCAGCATTTCACAGTTTTGTCTGTGGAGGCCATAAACACCTTTGAGCCATCCTGCAATATTTACAACATGTAGTGCATCATTCAGACTACGATGTAAAATGAGTCACTAAAAGATAATGTTTTAATAACCAAATTTTTCTTAAGTTTCCTGCCAGAATTTTTTAactcaaattgaattgaattcaGTAAGTACAAACAATACAACATCTTTTGAAGACATCGGATACTAACATCATGCCATGCTATATCCAGTATTGGTCCGTCCATGCCTTGTGCTGCCTTTGGCACAGTCTTGCCTGATGCCTCCACTTCCCAGCATCTTGCCTGAAATGAGAATAACTACATTATTGATCATATTTTATGACAAACATGGGTCAGAGGGTAGAGTTGGGA
This window contains:
- the LOC135082650 gene encoding NADH dehydrogenase [ubiquinone] 1 beta subcomplex subunit 3; translated protein: MGGHGHEPPYKIPHYSQFQIKGIPQLEELEKALAQKGLRDPWIRNEAWRYHPGFGTKWGRARNVFFRGLPIGLALTVVTVAMEKVLGGGGDHGHGHGEH
- the LOC135082649 gene encoding protein Rae1, whose translation is MFNQLGTTTNNPNKDLEVTSPPDDTVSALEFSPPSVPQTFLIAGSWDCRARCWEVEASGKTVPKAAQGMDGPILDIAWHDDGSKVFMASTDKTVKCWDLAANQTMQVAAHDAPVKTCHWVKAPNYTCLMTASWDKTLKFWDTRSSVPMMTMNLSERCYCADVDYPMAVVGTADRGICLYTLEGKPAEFKRVESPLKHQHRCIAIFRDKKTKQPTGFALGSVEGRVAIQYVNPTNPKENFTFKCHRSTGTTGGYQDIYAVNDIAFHPAHGTLATVGSDGSFSFWDKDARTKLKPSEPLDQPLTKCAFNHNGQIFAYAVGYDWSKGHEHFNPAKKNYIFLRPCFEDLKPRST